AGTCATGCGAGACGCCGCCATCAACCTGAGGGCATTGCCCGAGCAGCGCGATCTGATCGACCGCGCCGCCCGGCTCCTGGGCAAGAACCGTTCGGATTTCATGCTCGAAGCCGCCTGTGACAAGGCCCAGGCGGTGCTGCTCGATCAGGTCTACTTCAACCTCGACGCCGACAAATTCCAGCAGTTCATAGACCTGCTCGATGCGCCGCCCGCGCCCAACCCGGGGCTTGAACGGCTGATGGCGCTGAAGGCCCCCTGGGCCAAGGAATGAGTGCGTCGCTCAGTGCGCCCCAGCCGCTGACCGCCGCCCACTGTCTTGACGACTTTTCCTGCGGAGAGCCGGTACTCGACGAGTGGCTCACACGTCGGGCAATGGCCAACCAGCAAAGCGGTGCCAGCCGCACCTTCGTGGTCGTTGATCAAGACGACTGCGTTCAGGGGTACTACGCGATGGCTGCGGGGGCGGTCGCACACCGTCTGGCTACCGGCGCAGTTCGCCGCAACATGCCAGACCCCGTGCCGGTCCTGGTGCTGGCCCGGCTGGCCGTCGACACCCGCGCCCAGGGGCACAAGCTCGGCGGGGCCATGCTTCAGGATGCCGTGCAACGGGCGGTGGTGGTCTCGCAGAACGCCGGCGTGCGGGCGTTGCTCGTCCATGCCCTTCACGATCGCGCGAGGCAGTTCTACGAGCACTACGGCTTCCAGGCATCGCCGCTCGATCCGTTGATGCTGATGCTGCGGTTGGACACCACGCGGCCATGACGGGCGCGGGTTCGATTCCGGGTTGGAACCGAACCGGCGCTGTGTTGCGGGCATATCGTGTATGCGGACTGGCAACGTCAGCTGGCGCAATGGCGGACAACGCGCTGGCTGGTCGATATCGACAAACAGGACTCTTCATAGGCCTCGATGTCGACAAGCCG
The sequence above is drawn from the Thermithiobacillus tepidarius DSM 3134 genome and encodes:
- a CDS encoding type II toxin-antitoxin system TacA family antitoxin codes for the protein MRDAAINLRALPEQRDLIDRAARLLGKNRSDFMLEAACDKAQAVLLDQVYFNLDADKFQQFIDLLDAPPAPNPGLERLMALKAPWAKE
- a CDS encoding GNAT family N-acetyltransferase, which codes for MSASLSAPQPLTAAHCLDDFSCGEPVLDEWLTRRAMANQQSGASRTFVVVDQDDCVQGYYAMAAGAVAHRLATGAVRRNMPDPVPVLVLARLAVDTRAQGHKLGGAMLQDAVQRAVVVSQNAGVRALLVHALHDRARQFYEHYGFQASPLDPLMLMLRLDTTRP